TCCCGAAACGGACATCGACAAAGCGCGTCTGGTCGCCGAGCGCTTGCGCGTTGCCGTTGCCGGCGCTGTCATCGATGACGGTGATGACCGGATCCATGTCACGGTGAGCGCGGGGCTGGCCTCCTACACGCCGGGACGACTGGAAAAGGACCTCATCAAGGAGGCCGACGACAACCTCTATCGGGCAAAAGCAGAAGGGAAGAACAGAATATACTATGAAGACTTTCGATGAAGCGCTATCACTCATCAGGGGATTCCTGCGCATAGACACGACAAACCCGCCCGGAAGAGAGGAAGCGGCAGCGCACTTTCTCGAGGACATCCTGAGGCGGGAAGGGCTGGATTCCGAAATACATTCGGCCGCCCCGACACGGGCGAACATCATTTCCCGGATAAAGGGCAGGAGGACGGGAGGACCCATCATTCTCCTCGGCCACACCGATGTCGTGCCCGCCAGGGAGGAGGAATGGACGGTCCACCCCTTCGGCGGCGAGGTCAAGGACGGCTATCTCTACGGCAGGGGAGCGATCGACATGAAGGCGCAGGTCATATGTCAACTCCTCGCTTTTATGGATCTGGCGCACAGCGGGGTCGTTCCCGAGAGGGACATTATCTTCCTTGCCACCTGCGACGAGGAAGTGGGCGGCGCAAACGGCATGGAATTCATGCTCGACAGGATACCGGAGCTCAAGGACGCGTCCTTTGTCCTCAGCGAAGGCGGCTGCCTCATAGAGGAGGACGACGGTCGTGTTCACGCCCAGGTGTCGGTAACGGAGAAGAAGCTGAGCCAGTTCATCGTGAAAGCAAAAGGCACCGGGGGGCATGGCTCCATGCCTCACGGAGACAACGCCAATGAAAAGGTCATCGAGGCTTCGCACCGGATACTCTCCCACAGGTGGCCCCTCAGGGCGACGCCCATAACAGCGGCCTATCTCAAAGGTATACTCGGGGAAAGGAAGATGGGGAGGGCAAAATTCCCCGGTCTCACCAGGGCCCTCAAGATACCGAAATGGAGAAGCCTCTTCGAGGGCAATGAGATCTACAACGCGATCCTCCGGAACACGGTGACGCTCACCATACTGAGGGGAGGCGAAAAGGTCAACGTCATTCCGGCCGAGTCCTCGGCGACCTTCGACGCCAGGCTCCTTCCCGCGGAGACGCATGAAAGGTTCTTCAGGAAGGTGCGCCAGCTCGCGGGAAAGAATGTCGTCATAGAGCGCATCGGAGAGAAGATCAGCGAACCCGGTCCGTCACGGTACAGCACCGTCTATTTCCAGGGAATAAAGGGTTGCGTCACTGCTCTGAAGGGGCATATTCCCGTTCTTCCCTTTATAACGACGGGCGCCACGGACCTCAGGTACTTCAGGGACATCGGCGTTCCCGCGTACGGGTTCTTCCCTGTCACCCTCACAAAGGCAGAACACATGAGAATGCACGCCAGGGACGAGAGGATATCCCTTGAAAATATCAGGGAAGGATTGGAAGGGTGCAGGAGCATCGTTGATTTCCTGGCCTCAGGTAGCGTCGCGTAACGATATTTCTTGACAAAGGACGTTTAATCTGTCGAAAATAATACGTGAATTCATTAACAAGCCTTGGTTAAAATACAGAAAAAAATCGTTCCAAAGGAGGTGAAGCAATTAGTCACTCAAAATCCAGGCGATACGCCATTATGGGGGTAGTATGAAAGAAATAATGCAAGGAAACGCAGCAATTGCAAGAGGTGCCTGGGAAGCTGGTGTGAAAGTCGCTGCCGCATATCCCGGAACACCAAGCCGTGAGATCCTCAAAGACGTAGCCGACAATTACCCGGAGATCTACGCTGAATGGTCACCCAACGAGATGGTGGCTGTCCAGGTAGCCGCGGGAGCGGCCCTTGCCGGTGCGAGAGCGATGGCATCAATGAAGCACGTCGGCATGAACGTCGCGTCAGACGCCCTGATGACCCTTGCCTACACGGGTATCAAGGGCGGTCTCATGATCGTCGTGGCGGACGATCCCAACGTCCACAGTTCCCAGAACGAGCAGGACAGCCGGAACTGGGCCCGCTTCGGCAAGGTTCCCATGCTGGAGCCGGGCGATGCCCAGGAATGCTACGAATTTACCAAGGCATCCTTCGACATCAGCGAGAAGTTCGACACCCCCGTTCTCCTGAGAACGGTGACAAGGATCGCTCACGCCGATTCACTCGTCCAGACGGGCAAGAGGGTCGAATCCAAGATGCCTCTCGGCCTCGACCCGAAAGAGGCACCCAAGTACGTTATGGTCCCCGCCCACGTCAGACCGAGAAGAAAGGCCGTCGAAGAACGCATGAGGAAGCTCGAGGCCTTCGCCGACAAGACGAAGCTCAACAAGATGGAGATCAATTCGAAGAGCGTGGGCATCATCGCCAGCGGTTCCGCGTACATGTATGCGAAGGAAGTGTTTCCCGAATACTCCTTCCTGAAGCTCGGCATGGTCTGGCCGCTTCCGAAGAAAATGATAGCTGACTTCTTCAAGCAGGTGAAGAAGGTCATGATCATCGAAGAGCTCGATCCCTTCTTCGAAACAGAGATCAAGGCGATGGGCTACAAGATCTTCCACGGCAAGGACATCATCCCCAACATGTACGAACTCTCCCCTGAGATCGTCGAGCAGGCCGTGAAGGGCAAGGCCTACAAGGCCCCGAAGGTCAGGGTAAAACCGGAAGACCTCCCGAGAAGGCCGCCGAACCTCTGTGCCGGCTGTTCTCACAGGCCGCTCTTCTACGCGCTGAAGAAACTGGGCGCCTTCGTTTTCGGCGACATCGGATGCTACACGCTAGCCGTTGCTCCGCCGATCTCCGCCCTGCACACCACGATCTGCATGGGTGCCGGCGGCGGTATGGTGCATGGCGCCATGAAGGCGATGGGCAAGGACGCCCTCGGGAAGATGGTCGCCGTCCTTGGCGACTCCACGTTCCTCCATTCAGGTCTTGCTCCTCTCATGAACGCGGGCTACAACAAGGGCAACAGCACCACGATCGTCCTCGATAACAGGATCACGGGTATGACGGGCCACCAGGAACACGCGGGGACGGGTTTCACCGTCCGCGGCGAACTGGCGAACCAGGTCGACTATGCCCAGATCGGCAAGGCCCTGGGGATCAAGAACATCCGCTACGTCGACCCTTACAACATCAAGGAAACGATGGAGGTCGTCAAGGAAGAGATGAACAGGGACGAAGCATCCCTCATTCTCTGCAAGGACAGCCCCTGCATGCTTCTTCGCAGGGCGAAGCCTCTGGAAAGGTTCAAGAATCCTCTCTATGCCGTCAACATGGACAAGTGCCGCGGCTGCAAGATGTGCCTCGAGATCAACTGTCCCGCGATAAGCTGGCGGGAAGGCGCAGGCCAGACAAAGGACGGGCAGAAGAGGAAGGGCACGGCCTATATCAACCCCGATCAGTGTGTCGGCTGCGAAGTTTGCGTGCAGGTATGTAAATTCGACGCCATAGAACCGGCTAAGAAGTGAGGAGGCGAATATGAAAAAAGATGAAAAAACGACAAACATATTTCTTTCCGGTGTAGGCGGGCAGGGTGCCATACTTGCGAGCAACATTCTCGGTGAGGTCTTCATTCGGGCCGGATACGATGTCAAGAAAGCGGAAGTTCACGGCATGGCCCAGAGGGGCGGGGATGTGACCACCCATTTCCGTTTCGGCAAGAAGGTCTATTCGCCGATCATCAAGTACGGCGATGTCGATTACCTTCTTTCCTTCGAGCTCCTCGAGGCCCTTCGCTACATCAACTGGGTGAAACCGGACGGCAAGATCGTCATCAATACCCAGGAGATACTTCCCCCGTCGGTAAGTCTCGGCCAGATGCAGTACCCCAAGGGTGTGGAGGATACCTTCAAGAAGTATTTCAAGAACAATGTCCACGTGATAAATGGTATGGGCATAGCGAAGGATCTCGGTAACCTGCAGGCCCAGAACGTCGTCCTCGTCGGCGCGTTCTCCAATTTCTTCCCGAAGATCAAGGAAGCATATTTCATCGACGCCATCAAGAAGCTCCTGGCGCCGAAGCTCCATGACCTCAATATCAAGGCGTTCGAGGCGGGAAGAAAGGCCCTGTAACAACCGAAGAAGCATATGATCACAGGGTTCAAGCGTTTTAGACAGGAAGAAAGGCCCTCTCGGGGGCCTTTCTCTTTCCTGTTGTTCATTGTGCTCACCGTGAGCGTGATGTTCTCGTTCCCGGGAAGGATGGCAGCGATGGAAGTTCACTCTCTCAAGAACGGCCTCACCTATGTCTTCGAAGAACGCAGGAACACCGGCGTCGTCGCCATACAGGTGTGGGTGAATGTCGGCAGCAAGGATGAGGATGACCGGGTCGCCGGCATAACACATTTCATCGAGCACCTCATCTTCAAGGGGACGGAGAAGCTCAAGGGCAACGCCTTCGCTTCCCGCATAGAGGCCATGGGAGGGAGCGTCAACGCCTTCACCTCCTTCGACAACACCGTCTACCACATCGTCATACCCTCCCGGGTCTTTCGGGAAGGCTTCGAGCTCCTCATGGAATCCGTCAGGAATCCGGCCTTCCCCGAGGGCGAGATCTCCAGGGAACGCAAGGTCGTCCTCGAGGAGATAAAGATGGGTGAGGACGACCCGCAGCGGAAGCTCTTCAAGGAGCTTTTCTCCCTGAGCTATCATGGCCAAGCATACGGGAGGCCGGTCATAGGATTCGCCGACGTCGTGGAGAAGATCACCCGGCAGGACATTGTTGAATACTTTCGGTCCCACTATGTCCCCCCGAACCAGACTGTTGTGATAACAGGTGACTTTGACAGCACCCTGGGGCACAGGTTGATCGCCGAACACTTCTCCGGGGACACGTCCGTCGCGCCCCCTCCCGAACGGCATGTGCCGAAGGACGGATCGAAGGGAGAAAAGGAGAAGGTCCTTGAGAGGGACCTCAGGGAGAGATACGTTGCCTTTGCCTACCCGATCCCCAGGAGGACCAGCCCCGATGTGCCGGCCCTCGACGTCCTCGGTGTCATCCTGGGGGATGGGGAGAGTTCCCGGCTTCAGGAATCCCTGAAGAACAGGAAGGGTATCGTGAACGGAATAGCAACGTATGTCTTCACTCCCAAGGAGGAAGGGCTTTTCGTGATCTACGCCAACCATTCGGCCGATGACAGGGACGGGGTGCTCCGGGAGATAGACAGGGAGCTGAAGAGGGTACAGAAGGAGGGCATCAAAGACTGGGAGCTTGTCAAGGCAAAGAACATGCTCAGGGCCTACTATGTCTATGACGCCGAAACAGCGCAGGGCAGGGCCCGTCAGATAGGCGATTCCAGGACCATGACGGGCGATCCCCGCTTCATAGAGAAGTATCTCGCGGACGTCGACGGGGTCACGGCGGATGATGTCCGGAAGATGGCCGCCAGGTACCTTCGACCCGATGGCCGGCGCACCGTCGTCATGGGGCCCCGCAAGGCCGTGAAGAACCCCTACCGCAAGACGTTGGATAACGGCCTGACATGTCTCGTGAATAAGAACGCTTCCTCGCCCACCTTCTCCTTCAGGATCGGTTTCACGGGAGGTCTCAAGGCGGAGGAGGCAGGGAGGAACGGTGAGTTCAACCTCCTCGCACGGATGCTCCTGAAGGGAACGAAAAGCAAGAGTTCCTCGGAGATAGCGAGGCAGATAGACCTCCTTGCGGGAACACTGACACCCTACAACGGGCGAAACCTTTTCGGGTTGTCAGGCAGGTTCTTGAACAAGGACATAAAGGATGTCCTCAAGCTCCTCAAGGAGCTCCTCGTCGAGACATCCATGACGGAGCGGGAACTTACACGGGTGAAGAGGGAGGTCCTCTCGGAGATACGCCAGCGGGATGACGATCCGGTTTCCTTCACCTTCCTGCGCTTCAACGAGGCCATATTCGCCGGCCATCCTTACAGCCGTGACCCCATGGGGAGCGAAAAGGACGTGGAAGCGCTGTCCGTCAAAGACATCGGGGACCTGTACCGCGCGTACGTTACCCCCCGCGGTGCCGTCCTTGCCTTGTCGGGAGATATCGACGAAAAAGAGGTCTTTTCGTACCTCGAAGAGTTGTTTGGCGGCTGGGAAGGTCCGAAGACCGGTCTTGCCAGGGTCGGTGCCGGGCGCGTCGGCAAGGAGATCGCCGTCGAGAAGGAGATTCAGCAGACCCACATGGTCTTCGGCTTTGTCGGGCCGGGGCTGACCGACGGGGACCGGTACGCCGCGGAGGTCCTCGATGCGGTGCTGAGCGGCATGGGGGGAAGGATGCACAGGGTATTCAGGGAGGAAAAACCCTCCGCCTACGCGGTCACCTTCTTCAACCAGATGGCCTACGAGACGGGCGCTATGGGGATCTACATAGGAACAAGCAAGGAATTCGCGAGGGATGTCATTCGGACCGCTCGTGAAGAGATCGAGAAGATCCGCCGGGAGGGGATTTCCGACAAGGAGGTCCGGGACGGAAAGAACTACCTCATCGGCAACCATTATATAAGGATGCAGTCCAACGGCGCCATCGCCGCGTCGATGTGCTTCGACACGCTTTACGGCCTCAACCCGGATCTCTTCAAGACCTGGCCGGGACTCATTGAGAAGGTTACGAAGGAGGATGTCGACCGCGTGGCCCGCACATACCTCACTCTGGACTCAATGGTCAGGCTGGTGGTGGGGAATATAAAGGACAATAACAAATGACCGGGGATGGCCGGGCCTTTCCCATGACCCATCACCTATAACCCATATCCTGCGTTATTACCCTTTTTCTGGTCATTGGTCATCCTCACTACCTTCATCCTGTTTCTCAAAGAATGACCTTATACTCTTGATTATGTAGTCTTTTTCTTTCTTCTTCAATTCCGGGAAAACGGGGATGGCGAGGCTTGTCCTGGCCGCCTCTTCGGCGATGGGAAGATCGCCCTCCTTGTATCCGAGATAAGAGAAGCAGGGCTGGAGATGAAG
This DNA window, taken from Syntrophorhabdus sp., encodes the following:
- a CDS encoding M20/M25/M40 family metallo-hydrolase, with product MKTFDEALSLIRGFLRIDTTNPPGREEAAAHFLEDILRREGLDSEIHSAAPTRANIISRIKGRRTGGPIILLGHTDVVPAREEEWTVHPFGGEVKDGYLYGRGAIDMKAQVICQLLAFMDLAHSGVVPERDIIFLATCDEEVGGANGMEFMLDRIPELKDASFVLSEGGCLIEEDDGRVHAQVSVTEKKLSQFIVKAKGTGGHGSMPHGDNANEKVIEASHRILSHRWPLRATPITAAYLKGILGERKMGRAKFPGLTRALKIPKWRSLFEGNEIYNAILRNTVTLTILRGGEKVNVIPAESSATFDARLLPAETHERFFRKVRQLAGKNVVIERIGEKISEPGPSRYSTVYFQGIKGCVTALKGHIPVLPFITTGATDLRYFRDIGVPAYGFFPVTLTKAEHMRMHARDERISLENIREGLEGCRSIVDFLASGSVA
- the iorA gene encoding indolepyruvate ferredoxin oxidoreductase subunit alpha, coding for MKEIMQGNAAIARGAWEAGVKVAAAYPGTPSREILKDVADNYPEIYAEWSPNEMVAVQVAAGAALAGARAMASMKHVGMNVASDALMTLAYTGIKGGLMIVVADDPNVHSSQNEQDSRNWARFGKVPMLEPGDAQECYEFTKASFDISEKFDTPVLLRTVTRIAHADSLVQTGKRVESKMPLGLDPKEAPKYVMVPAHVRPRRKAVEERMRKLEAFADKTKLNKMEINSKSVGIIASGSAYMYAKEVFPEYSFLKLGMVWPLPKKMIADFFKQVKKVMIIEELDPFFETEIKAMGYKIFHGKDIIPNMYELSPEIVEQAVKGKAYKAPKVRVKPEDLPRRPPNLCAGCSHRPLFYALKKLGAFVFGDIGCYTLAVAPPISALHTTICMGAGGGMVHGAMKAMGKDALGKMVAVLGDSTFLHSGLAPLMNAGYNKGNSTTIVLDNRITGMTGHQEHAGTGFTVRGELANQVDYAQIGKALGIKNIRYVDPYNIKETMEVVKEEMNRDEASLILCKDSPCMLLRRAKPLERFKNPLYAVNMDKCRGCKMCLEINCPAISWREGAGQTKDGQKRKGTAYINPDQCVGCEVCVQVCKFDAIEPAKK
- a CDS encoding indolepyruvate oxidoreductase subunit beta, which encodes MKKDEKTTNIFLSGVGGQGAILASNILGEVFIRAGYDVKKAEVHGMAQRGGDVTTHFRFGKKVYSPIIKYGDVDYLLSFELLEALRYINWVKPDGKIVINTQEILPPSVSLGQMQYPKGVEDTFKKYFKNNVHVINGMGIAKDLGNLQAQNVVLVGAFSNFFPKIKEAYFIDAIKKLLAPKLHDLNIKAFEAGRKAL
- a CDS encoding insulinase family protein yields the protein MEVHSLKNGLTYVFEERRNTGVVAIQVWVNVGSKDEDDRVAGITHFIEHLIFKGTEKLKGNAFASRIEAMGGSVNAFTSFDNTVYHIVIPSRVFREGFELLMESVRNPAFPEGEISRERKVVLEEIKMGEDDPQRKLFKELFSLSYHGQAYGRPVIGFADVVEKITRQDIVEYFRSHYVPPNQTVVITGDFDSTLGHRLIAEHFSGDTSVAPPPERHVPKDGSKGEKEKVLERDLRERYVAFAYPIPRRTSPDVPALDVLGVILGDGESSRLQESLKNRKGIVNGIATYVFTPKEEGLFVIYANHSADDRDGVLREIDRELKRVQKEGIKDWELVKAKNMLRAYYVYDAETAQGRARQIGDSRTMTGDPRFIEKYLADVDGVTADDVRKMAARYLRPDGRRTVVMGPRKAVKNPYRKTLDNGLTCLVNKNASSPTFSFRIGFTGGLKAEEAGRNGEFNLLARMLLKGTKSKSSSEIARQIDLLAGTLTPYNGRNLFGLSGRFLNKDIKDVLKLLKELLVETSMTERELTRVKREVLSEIRQRDDDPVSFTFLRFNEAIFAGHPYSRDPMGSEKDVEALSVKDIGDLYRAYVTPRGAVLALSGDIDEKEVFSYLEELFGGWEGPKTGLARVGAGRVGKEIAVEKEIQQTHMVFGFVGPGLTDGDRYAAEVLDAVLSGMGGRMHRVFREEKPSAYAVTFFNQMAYETGAMGIYIGTSKEFARDVIRTAREEIEKIRREGISDKEVRDGKNYLIGNHYIRMQSNGAIAASMCFDTLYGLNPDLFKTWPGLIEKVTKEDVDRVARTYLTLDSMVRLVVGNIKDNNK